One Salmo trutta chromosome 19, fSalTru1.1, whole genome shotgun sequence genomic window carries:
- the LOC115154784 gene encoding peroxiredoxin-4-like produces the protein MNVMLHMKMLKDILRVFCTICLVTKFTTAAQDDSNGKKDQGCYNYAGGHVYPGEAFRVPVSDHSLHLSKAKISKPAPYFEGSAVIDGKFKELKLLDYKGKYLVFFFYPLDFTFVCPTEIIAFSDRVHEFRAINAEVVACSVDSQFTHLAWINTPRKQGGLGPMKIPLLSDLTHQISKDYGVFLEDAGHTLRGLFIIDDKGVLRQITMNDLPVGRSVDETLRLVQAFQYTDKHGEVCPAGWKPGSDTIIPDPAGKLKYFDKLN, from the exons ATGAACGTCATGCTTCATATGAAAATGTTAAAGGACATTTTACGTGTGTTTTGCacaatttgtcttgtcaccaagTTTACCACTGCAGCCCAAGACGACTCTAATGGGAAAAAGGACCAAGGGTGTTACAACTACGCTGGAGGACACGTCTACCCCGGAGAGGCTTTCCGTGTGCCCGTTTCTGATCATTCCTTGCACCTCAGCAAGGCAAAAA TTTCAAAGCCTGCACCTTACTTTGAGGGATCAGCTGTCATCGATGGTAAGTTTAAGGAGCTCAAACTgttggactacaaagggaaatacCTAGTCTTCTTCTTCTACCCCCTGGACTT CACGTTTGTCTGCCCGACTGAGATTATTGCGTTCAGTGATCGTGTGCACGAGTTCCGTGCCATCAATGCTGAGGTTGTTGCCTGCTCTGTCGACTCACAATTCACGCATCTGGCATG GATCAACACACCCAGGAAGCAGGGTGGACTTGGACCAATGAAAATCCCTCTGCTGTCTGACCTCACACACCAGATTTCCAAAGACTATGGAGTCTTCCTGGAGGACGCAGGACACACACTCAG GGGCCTGTTCATCATCGATGACAAGGGCGTCCTGAGGCAGATCACTATGAATGACCTCCCCGTGGGGCGCTCTGTAGACGAGACCCTGCGGCTTGTCCAAGCCTTCCAGTATACTGACAAACACGGCGAAG TGTGCCCAGCAGGATGGAAGCCAGGCAGTGACACA ATAATCCCAGACCCAGCGGGCAAACTCAAGTACTTTGACAAGCTGAACTGA